The Medicago truncatula cultivar Jemalong A17 chromosome 7, MtrunA17r5.0-ANR, whole genome shotgun sequence genome includes the window ATGTGTGGTCTGATGTTCAACATGCTGCCATATCCACAGATTTTGCTGTCAATTCCATCTTCCATATGCTTCAGAACCTGCCTCCGAACATTCAACAACGCATTGCAGCAATTTGTTGGAGCTTGTGGAAGAATCGAAACATCAAGATTTGGAAGAACGTAACAGAGAGTAGTGCACAAGTGGTTGAGAGGGCGCGACATCTAATTGAGGACTGGCAGGAAGCCAAACTGCGCCTCTGCAGGAGGCCGCACAACAGCAGGCTGCTAACACATTGCAGCATAGTGTGCAGCCCCAAAATTCCCCAACTGGACCTGCTCTCCCGCAATGGTTTCCGCCTAGTATGGGGAGGTTCAAATGCAATATTGACGCGGCTTTCTCTAAGCAATAACAACGGACAGGTATCGGAATGTGTCTTCGGGATGATTCTGGAACTTTTGTTTTAGCTAAAGTGATGCCTTTTGATCAAGTTTATCCGATAGCTGTTGGCGAAGCTTTGGGTCTTTATCATGTCATTCAATGGATGCAAGACATGCAATTCGACAACATAGATTTCGAGCTTGATTCGAAAATAATGAGAGATGGTTTCCACTCCCGTATGACAGATATCACAGAATTTGGCGAGTTTATTAGGCGACAAGCGAATATGGCAGCTCATGCCTTAGCAAGAGAAGCCATTTCCTTAGCTATTCCCACTATTTATTATGCAATCCCACAATGTATTGaatctattattattaatgaaatgctataagcatcttttcttcaaaaagaaaaaacaaagaaaatgtaaaaattagTTAAGTGTATGTCGATGttgaatttactttttttttggctctaatatataaaatttactttactatattaatttTAGTAGATTACAAGACTTGttcattttttatcaataaaaattaaactcgaTATTGTGAAGTTTACAACGTTCACATACACTAACATCAACGAGAACTGGtacaatacttttattttttatttttcaccgTTGTGTGGTTTACTTGCAAATTACTTTTTTAGctaaatcatgtttaattcTAATAAAGGCTTCTTATTTGggcttatattttttttccttgagtTCCATAGGAAGTTAGCCTTTTTTGGGTATTGATATGGGTTCTTAAGTAATTGCTGATGATACCATATTTTATCAAGATTTACTTTTAACCCCCCCTCCAACTATTTTCTTAAGAACCACATCCATCTAGATTAATGGATTTATCAATCcagatgaagaaaaataaatagggTTTTACTCCTTCCAGCCGGTAAATCTGGACAGTAGTTTTTAAGTACCATATGTGGTGTCAAAAGAagtgctttattttattttgcaaaagagACTCATTTAAACATTATTTGtgctttgtaaaaaaaaaaacatatgtttgTTCTAGGGTTAGTTTGAACGCAGCCACACATTGAGTGAGAAACCTAAATTTGTAGGTTTACCAATTCACGATAAACGCGTAATAGGGACGCGAGAAATCAAGTATTGACGCGGACCCAAATATTTATTAAGTCTTGTGACATAGGAAAGTGAACCGCTTTTCTTCTATATTTTCAAATGAATAATTTGAAGACCTATTGATTCTAACAACTAATTCCCGAGTGGATCGGATGTTTCAATTCATACATGTGGAGCTTGGACCGATGAACATGGATATTACGAAActcataagaaaaagaaaaaaaaaggtcgGAGTTagacaaaaatgaaagaaacttggttaaaaagaaacaaagtgACTAAGACAAatcttttttatcaataaacTTAGACCAATCAATCAAATATGCATTCATATGAAATAGAGTTAGCTGTCCATATATATAGGACAAAACCATTACAATCGAAAACAATAATACATTAGAAAAAGCACTACATatgcatgaaaaaataaaagaaatgaaatcatAGCTAGATTAATTGGAAACCCAGCTCACCTAACTATTTATGCATATCAGGCATTAGAAAAAGCACTACATAtgcataaattaattaacactTAAAGTAAGACACTATagatatgtgtgatttattaTATGGTGATAAAAAATCAGATCCAATTAAGTAGCTCGAACAAGTGGTGAATGAGGCATTGGTGAATGAGGAGACATCATGTGAGGAGACATAACATTCTCATCAAACCTTCTTGAAGAAAAGCTAAGTCTAAGATTACTCTTCCAACGTTTGATTTCAACTGttttccctttttctcttcCATTAACAAATGCTCTAATTCTCCTCAATGCAATCTCAACTGTTTCATGATCCATGTTAGCAAAACAAACTCTATACCAACCAGGCTCAGAGCAATTAAAAGCCGAACCCGGCGAAACATTAAGCTTTACTTCATTGATAATCAAACGCCAAAGTTTCATTTCACCTTCAAATGTTTTCTCTTTCAACAAACCCCTCAAATTCATCCAAAAGAATAGTCCTGCATTACTTGGTAAGCAAGTAATGTTGACTTTCTCAAGTCCCTTTGTAAAAAATTCACGTCGCTCTCGTAATCTTCTTGAACTCTCTTCCAAAAATTTATCCACAAATATGTCATCCGAAAGCATTGCGGCTAGAAAATGTTGTGTCTGCGATGAGACTAATCCAAAGCTCGACATTTTTCTACCGCAGTTCACAACTTCATCGTTGTACGAATAAACCAAACCAACTCTAAAACCCGGAAGACCCATGTCTTTTGATAAACTATAGATAATGTGAATGAGATCTTTCTTGCATTCTTCCATTTCTTGGATAACTTCCGCGACACTTACGTACGTTGGTGTGTTGAAAACGGTCCCCGAATAAATTTCATCACATACCAAATGGATGTTGTTTTCATTGATGAAACTCACTATGCTCTTTAGTGTATCTTTTTCTAATGTTGTTCCTAAAGGATTTGATGGATTTGTTATGATTAACCCTTTTACATTGATGTTTTCTTCTTGTGCTTTTTTATGAGCTTCTTCAAGTGCTTCTCTTGTTATCTTGAAATTGTTTGAGCTATGACATTGGACAGGAATTAGTTGCACACCGGTTCTCCAACATAAGTCACGGACAAATCTGTAGCAACACAAACCAAACATGTTTATTAGTCAAattaaacatgtaatttttGTATCATATTTTTAAGCACGTGACAAAATTTTGATAATAACATGTTGACTAAAGATAAGACCTAATCAAAGCTCATATGAAGTTTAGATGAAGAATTGAGTTTGGTTAAAACATCTTAGAGATAAGtggtaattttaaaatttgccACTTCTTAATTAAGTCATAATAttgaatcaaattcaaatccTATGTGGTCCCTATGGTCAAGCAAAGATATAAAGTTGACTATAGATTTTTCAACGCACTAGTTAATTAAGAAACATAAATTGTTGATTGTAAATGTGAAATTTGAATTAAAGAAAAGTGTTATGTGGTTTAAGAGAAGAGAACATATTTATAACTATAATAGCACATGCCATGaaatttcttttaacaaaagttggattttctttGTAAGAGATCTCTGACTGCAAAATTTCCAAGTTGTGTTATATTTGGCTGCGTTATGTTTTAATTCTATAAGATGACTGTAATCTGATGTGGTCATGATTTCAAAGGTCAATgccaagtgtcaactttaactaTGATTTTTGGAATTAAATATTGGCAAAACATATGCTTGTTGACTAATGAGGCTGTAGCAGCCTGCTGGCAAATTAATTAGCAcaagaattaaataaaaaaacattttatattcCTATAAAATTCTTTGTGAATTAAACTTGTGATTTTTTCATGTTCAATTATGCTAGCTAACAAGTTCATTTTATTCTGCTAAAAAAACTAGTTCATTTTATTCTAGCTAATAAAGTTAAttattcattattaattttaataaaaaatttatcaaatccATTTATTTATAGGGGTATCAAAtccatttttattctttattaaaAAGATACAATAAATAAGGAAAATTTATTTGCACTTTGTGTTAAAAATGATGTGTTAAGGATAGTTTTGATTCTTAAAgtttaataaaactaaataaatgtgATTCACTAGTAAagcttatgttttctttttaatagcTGATTTtggaaactaatttttttaaaacttgttaaaaaaatatttaggaaCTAATTCTTTGTCAAAGCTTCACCTATTTCAGTTAAAAACCTGGTGGAGTATATCAACAACTCTTCTTGATTTACTTCATATTGAAAacaatatatttgaaaaatcatcAAAGAATGAAgtgttttttaatgattttgtttctctttttttaaagcTAGTGCACTTTCTGAATAGCACTTAAATGAAAGCAATAGGTTTCCctttaaatcaaaacaaaatatttattacacTTTGTAGCTTTTAAATTGTGTCCACTTTTAAGGTGTGCTTGAAATAGTAAACATACATTGAATAAAACCAGACATAGGAGTAATGAAAAGAGAGGTTACATACGCTGGATAATAAGGGCTAGGAACCAAAAAAGCATCACCAGGATCAGCCAAACAAAACATGATTAACTCATTTGCTCCTGTTGCTCCACCACTCATCAATATACGGTCAGGATCAAATCTTACCCTACCACCTCTCACTTTTGACATGAAATTTGCCACAgcctataaaataaattaaattagaatgaatgtcactttttaTACATTATGATGATACattttttagttcttttaaTATTGCTTACATTTCTGAATTCTGGTAATCCATGATAGTCTTGAAAGTTTGCAATATGTCTGAATTCATTCACTCCTTCTGGAGTGCAAATTGAGGCCTTTGGATTATTCCTTATCCACTCTTCAATAAGATCAAAGCAAAgctgaaaaattcaaaaatattcatatatacGTGAGTCAGAAATTACATATTAAAAATGCaactacatatatataaaaaaaaattaactatggTACTAATGACCATATGAAATCTCattgtgtaaaaaaattgtataatctATAAAACATAACAATATTTCAAGCTTTCAAGCCCTAAATAATTATAatgctaataataataattaacattattattagtataatttttgtataaaaataaataaataaatctaatcataatatatatacctGATTTTCAGCAAGGCCCATTTGGATAACACCCTGAGGATTTTTTGTGGGGTGAAATGGGTTTGATTCATAAGCCTTCCACCCATCAAAATAAGGAGAATTTTCACCATGTTTATCGTTGGTAGCAATCTTTGACAAAAGTTGGTGATTCTTATTTTCCAAAGACATGTTTAGTTTTTGTGTGTATGCTATTGTATATTTTGATAGAGGTATAATGTCACTCTAACTTGTGATTGTATGAGTTGCAATTTGCAAAGAGATGTTGAGAATTTGGGAGAGAATGTATGAGAATTTATAGTTGCAACTTGCAAAGAAGTGTTGGGAATTTGGGAGAGAATGTGTGGGAATTTATAAGAGAGGAGTGTGTGTGTGCGTATGCGAGTGATTAATTAATGTGGCAAATTGTAAGGTGGAAAAGTCATCTTCAAACGTGTCATAAAAAATGACCAAGACCAACCCtaaagcaaaaataaataaatatgtaatgGAATAATAGTAGGTTTTTGCTTGTGTTGGTCAAAGCTCATGTAGTGCATGCTTGCGTGTGTAATTCGACTCTCATGACCTCGTGTGTACTATAGTGCAAAAGAAacaacccaaaaataaataaataaatcatatttgaaatattgatattgattaGCTAGATTCTGGCTGTTCTTTATGTtaggaattaattaattacgtAATTTAACAAAACCAGTGTAAAGTATGTGTACTAGATCCATGTTGTGGACCACACGGAATTTGTTGATCTATAACTTATATGTCATACATCAAGTCATGAGGGCTGTAAGCATACACGACCTCTCATCTAATATTGaccttttgaaaataattttaagaatgacatttattatttttaatagaaaaaaaaaattatattaataagtagcggtcggggtttgaacctctaatttttaatttattcattttaaggaattaaattttggtcactaCACTATTTAATTCATACCAATCGAACctactatttttgttttgagcTCTAAAATTCtcttttaatacattttttgagttttcttattttttttttttttttgaacaatcaaaaatgagatatattaactcGGACACCGTAATTGTTAccgcacaagatgtgccaaaCAATCATGAAAAAGTCAAGGTCCAAACAAGATTACAACCAAATCAGTCAATACCCAGACATAAaagcgggctcgaccaccactgatgagtaccaaaactaaaaacaacatTACTAGCCTTTAACCACCACAAAGAGGTTGATTTCACATTATCTAGCATTTGTGGCAGCGTACTTTGTCTATTTCTAAAAATCCTATCATTCCGTTCATTCCACAGCACCCAGACACAAAGCAACCAAATTAAGTGGAAGAAAGACCGACGTCCTCTCGAACAACCTGCGTAATTGATAAATTGCAAAAGATGATCTAAGGTTGAATGAGAATCTACTCCCACCACTCCTAGCCATGCTCGCACCATTGGCCATAAAGCACTAAAAGTTacacaagacaaaaacaaatgattaaCATCTTCAACGTTCCCACATCCAGAAACACACAACCGCGCCTCCAAAGGTAAAATGCCATGGTTTGCCAAATTACTTTTCGTAGGTAACCGATCTCTCAAAAGTCCTCAAGCAAGGATAGATACTTTGAGAGgaacctgtttatgccaaattaactcCATACTATGGTGTAACTGGGGTTGCTCCTGTGATGTCAGCATATCATAGGCTCCACGTACAGAGTACCATCATCATGATTAGGTACCCAAAGCCATCTGTCTGTCACTGATTCCTGCAAAGAAACTGTTAGCAAtaaagccctacactcctctaccaaTTCCTCCTCTCAAGCCCATAACCTCCTACGCCACCGCAACGCCTCCCCACCCACATCCACCCCCAACAAGAAAAAGTTTCTAACGGAGATTGATTTGTGAACACTCAAGTCAAAAAGACTCCCAAACCGAGCACACAATGGAACATCTCCGCACCAACAATTCCGCCAAAAATCGGTATCCGCACCATCTCCCACCTTCCTCCTAACACAAGACCCAAATCATCCCTCTCCACCCTCACCTATCCCATCTCTAATCCTCACTATCTCCCTCCACCACGACGAACAACTCCGGCCCGCATCCTCCAAACCTCCATCCGCCACGCCATACCTAGCCACTAACACCTTTCTCCACAAAGCTTCCCTCTCCAATAACAaccgccaacaccatttacccaACAAAGCAATATTAAACTCCCTCAATCTCGTAACCCCCAACCCTCCATACTCCTTCCGCAGACTCAAAGTATCCCACCTAACCcaagatatttttcttttttcctcaccccctccccaaaaaaatttattaaacaaagattcaatggaagagattatacctgacggagctttgaaaaaggaaagagcatagacaggTAGAGCAGTCAGGACGGACTTTAGAAGAATCAAACGGCCACCGAAGGAAAGGAACCGACTTTGCCAACCAGCCAATCTAGATTTAATACGGTTCACAACAGGTTCCCAAAACAAAAGTCGACGTGGACCACCCCCAATCGAGAGCCCCAAATAGAGAAACAGGATTTTACCTACTTTGCACCCCAACACAGAAGCCGCTTCTGACAACCACGAATCATTAATATTGACCCCTACCAGAGAACTCTTatgaaaattaactttcaatCCCGACATAGCTTCAAACAGAACAAGACCAGCCCTCAGTGCCCGCACATTAGCCCAGCTTTTATTCCCAATAAGAAGCGTATCGTCAGCGAACTGTAAATGAGACACAACCACCGAATCCGCGCGCCCCACTCTATACCCCGAAAACATACCTACGTCTACTAACGCTTTCATCAACACATTCAAACCTTCTGctgccaataaaaataaaaaaggagataAAGGGTCACCCTGACGTAATCCTCGTTCAAGATGAAACTCATCAGTAGGACTGCCATTCACAAGGACTGAGGCAGTAGCGGTACCAACACATTCTTTTATCCACTTACGCCACACTACCGGAAACGACATACTCCCCATAACCTCATCAAGGTACCCCCAATCAACAGAATCAAACgccttttcaaaatccactttgAACAACAGAAGATCTTTCTTAAGTTTCCTTGCCTCATCTACCACCTCATTAGCGATCAGAATACCATCAAGAATTTGTCTGTTTTTAACAAAAGCAGACTGAGCCTCGGACACAACACTCCCAATAACCTGCCTCAACCTGTTAGCTAGAATTTTCGCCAGAATTTTATACATGCTCCCCACTAAAGAAATAGGCCGAAACTCATTCAAAGATTGTGGACTTGCAACTTTAGGAATTAGGGCAATGAACGTAGAATTTATGTCTTTCGCTAATTTTCCATTCCTATGAAATTCGGTTACAAATCGCACTAAATCTGTTTTTATCTCAGGCCAAAAAGACTTAAAGAAACCCAAGTTGATCCCACCAGGGCACGGACTCTTAAAACTGTCACAATCCCACACTGCTGCCTTAATTTCATCCTCAGAAAAGGGTTTAGTCAACCCGCCCCTTTCGAGATAAGAGAGTTTCCGAAACTGAAGGTGTCCCACACCGGGCCGCTCCAATCTTGGatcaagaaaatgatttttaaaatgtgaaaACACGGCTTGACGAACAGGTTGAACACCCTCCACCACAACCCCATCCACCGAAATCGAAGACAACAAATTAATTCTTCTTCTAGCGGCTAAGACAGAGTGAAAAAATTTGGAATTAGCGTCACCATCCCGGAGCCAATTTAGTCTGGATTGCTGCCAACAAATACTTGTGTTAAGACGAGACAGAGAATGAATATCCGTCGAAATACCATGAAGTTCACCGAGTTCTTCCTCGGACAACTCCTCTTCCTCCCCTTTGCTGTCTAAGGACGCTTGTCGGATCTTTAACTCTGCAATCTTAGACGGTAGATTATGAGTATTTGCAGCATGCCAGTCTTTCAGAGATACCttcaaaaacttcaatttttctttaagaacatGACCACCCCACCCAGACACCTGAAAGGAACCCCACTTTTCACGAACAAAATCAGTATAACCTGGCATATCTTGCCAACATTTCAGGAGACGCACCGGTCTCGGCCCCCAATTCTCCTCATCCACAGACAACACAATGGGACAATGATCAGATAAACCTCTTAACTGAGCTACCTGAATGCAATTAGGCCACACCATACACCATTCTTCAGAAAGCAAGAACCTATCCAACCTACTCATCAAACGACCATCCCCCTTATACCAAGTAAACTTCCTCCCACTTAGCGGTAAATCAATCAAAACTCGATCTtcaataaaatcattaaaaggTGCACAATCAGCTACCACCTGAGAACCCCTAACTGACCGCCTTTCTTCAACTGACCGCACAGTGTTAAAATCTCCACAAACACAAACCTTATTATTACCTAAAGAAAGCAACCTCGAGGATAGTAAATTCCACAACTCTTGTTGAGCACTCCGAATGCAAGGTGCATAAACATTAAAGATATAAAAGTCCTCATTAGATTTAATAAACCTGCCATGAATCATCAAAAAGTGTGCACCACGAATAGTTAACCAAACCTCCACCTCCAACCTATCCCAAATCGTAACCAGACCTCCAGACGCCCCCACAGACGGGCTATAGGAAAAATCATGAATCGAAGGTCCCTAAAACGAAGTACAGAGAAAATCATCAATAACCTCCATCTTTGTTTCTTGAATACACAACACAAAAGGCATCTTTTCCCGCACCAATTCCTTAACTTCCCTACGCTTTTCCAACCCACCTAACCCCCGAACATTCCAAGATACAATCCTCATCGCACACACCCTCCCCCCAACACCCTACCCCTACTTCGCAACACCATCCTCTTTGCCACTGCCACCCTCGCCACTTCGCTTAGACTCCCTCTTGCCATCCCCTTTCTTTGCAAGCGCCTCAAACATATTATGAATATCCCCTTCAAAATGCAGCCCTACAGCCTTCCCTATACCCCACACATCCTCCACCGCCTCCTTCTCTTTCCCATGTAACACCACCCAATTGTTCCACTCCTTATTTACCGATGCGGAAGAAGAAGCTTCATCAGAATTGCCTTGCGAGACATTCACACAATTAGACTGATTTTTCTTACAAGCTCTCTTATTCAAGGTTCGTAAAACAGCTTTTCTATCTTTACTAGACAACCTCGCCACCTTTTTCAGGGTGTGAACTGTATGCCGCAGCTCGCCACCAATTTTCCTTCGTTTAGTCGCATCCACTCCTTCCTGACTCTTACGcacttttctttataaataaaaagcctccatttttttttttgttggagttgtctcttctttttttttctttcaaaatcctCTCCATTGCCCTCTAAACTCCCATCTtagttttcttttctaattGCCTTTTAACGGATTTGTTTGAGTTATAATATTTTCTCCTACTCTTtttcttaaggaaaatgtttCTTAGACGCCTTAAATGtgtatatattttgagaaagaTAGAGATAAGAGAGACTGATGTGATAAATTGATGATATAATTGAAGGAGAGagatataaagaaaatgaagtgtAAATGTCTAAATATCAAAGTTGTTTTCTTAATACTACTAAATTTGATagcaaattataaaaaaagtaaagtaaaaaaataaaaatcattgttCGGGAGTTTCTTTGCTACGAGATAAATTTTTCGAGAAGTTACATACGAAGCTACTCGTGCGATTCGTTCAAAAGAACTGGATAGAAAATATATTccagaataaaaatatataaaagaatattcgttcaaaaaagaaaaaaataaagaagaataGTCCAATTAAAATACTAGAAGTCCAAATGTCTTCTTCGTTGACATATAACTTACCAACGtcagaaataaaatatatagacctcatccttaaaaaaaatatatagaccTCACATGATGTAgatatatattttgtcaaaaaaaaaatgatgtagatatatataatattttatgtttttaagagatatataatattctaatttatttatggataaaaaaaaaagtaaataaatattataatcaaCTAACATTAGATGGTCACTTTATACCTGTctaaattatgaacaatattttttataaaatttatcttttaattaaaattatatgtataaatttttttgaaaacgaCAGATATTATTAAACAGGGTTAGCACAAGGTGCACATAACCTGCATAGAAGAAAATGGAGAGCATACCAACGtaaaactcaattaaaaaaaccCTATAATTGAAACACACCAAACAGAGCAGGAACAAAAAACCACCCAAAGCACAAACTAGATGTTTGTGACGTTAACATGATCACATGACTCTAAATTAAGGTTTTATTATGCTCAACAATATTATCATTGGTATTAGTAAAATATACTTAATTGAAAACGagtgatgatattgttgatttgGTGGTTTGAAGGGAGAAACATAGAGCTTGGAGGATAATGAGATCATTGGATCAACTCCTTATCAACAAATTTAACAGCTAATTAcaccttcttcttttttttataagaaaagcTAATAACACTTAGtattattattcattaaaaagtaaaatagaaaaataaaataaattgaatattgTACTTAATTTTGACATACATACGATATGTATATGCTGGAATATTTGTTTTCATATTAGAAAGACAACAATGGTACCCTAAATTTCCATTATCACCCTTACCTTGACTTAAGTACGGTTTTACAATAAACATAGAACAATCTAATTTTGCATATGATATCTACAAATGTGTCAATGATTTTATATAATGAAATTTTGCATATAATATCTAAAAATGTGTCAATGAGCTTATATAATGAAATTATGTAAacttttttatgtaaaagattgtactaaataaaataaaataaaataaaataaaaaacaccatGTTTTTTATGCACAAAGTACCATATATAATCTATTTTAGAATCTTTTTaagtactatattttttttaggaatttttaacaaatatttttatttaacttaGCTGAATCTTATTTTTaggattaaaaatattatgtccctgcctcttcaaaaaaaaatattatgtcccttcaacaaaaaattaagaaaggAACCATTTACCTCTATTTTTATCTAATAATAGG containing:
- the LOC11426537 gene encoding 1-aminocyclopropane-1-carboxylate synthase 1, with product MSLENKNHQLLSKIATNDKHGENSPYFDGWKAYESNPFHPTKNPQGVIQMGLAENQLCFDLIEEWIRNNPKASICTPEGVNEFRHIANFQDYHGLPEFRNAVANFMSKVRGGRVRFDPDRILMSGGATGANELIMFCLADPGDAFLVPSPYYPAFVRDLCWRTGVQLIPVQCHSSNNFKITREALEEAHKKAQEENINVKGLIITNPSNPLGTTLEKDTLKSIVSFINENNIHLVCDEIYSGTVFNTPTYVSVAEVIQEMEECKKDLIHIIYSLSKDMGLPGFRVGLVYSYNDEVVNCGRKMSSFGLVSSQTQHFLAAMLSDDIFVDKFLEESSRRLRERREFFTKGLEKVNITCLPSNAGLFFWMNLRGLLKEKTFEGEMKLWRLIINEVKLNVSPGSAFNCSEPGWYRVCFANMDHETVEIALRRIRAFVNGREKGKTVEIKRWKSNLRLSFSSRRFDENVMSPHMMSPHSPMPHSPLVRAT